AGGCCTGCAGTTACCATTATGACCCAAAAACTTTTGAAAATGCTTGACAAATTGCTCATTAACTTGGTCACCATTGAACCTGGTACCACTTTCATCACATATGCTATCCACCCCGCTTCTTTGTTTTCTACTTTTTAGCATACTGTGGAAGAAGTAAGCCAATGTAACTTAGCTTTTTGCTGCAGAAGAATCAATTCATCAACTTTAGCAGATTCATATTGTTTCAATATGGAAGATGCTTCATTTCTTAAACTCATATCATGAGGGTATGAATCAATGTCAGCTTGACATTTCTTAAGTTTGACCCTAAGATCATTGACTTTGTCAAACACATTCCCATTAGACCAATTAAGATTCTTCAAATCTTTTTTCAATAGCTTCATCTTGGTCACAACTTGGTACATTTTGTACCCATTAACAATAACATTCCATCCCTTAACAACAATAGGAAGAAATTCATCTTTCCTAGCTATATGATTCATGAACATGAATGACTTTTTCTTCTTTTTTGAACCCTTAGGAAGATACAGAATAGCAGGGTTGTGATCAGATACCAAATAAGGCATAAAAGTACCACTAGCATCatgataagtattaataaaatcctCATTGCAAAGAATCCTATCAAGCTTCTTAAGAGTATTACATTGGGGATTCCTCAAGGATTTGGTCCATGTATAATGAAATCCAGAACTTCCAATATCCTCCACTTCAATATCATTGACACAATCATTAAAATCCTTCATTTCATTAGACAGCATTGAACACCCAGAGCTATGTTCATTAAGGGCTCTAGTAACATTAAAATCCCCCATCAAAACCCATGGCAAATTATTAGTGATGGTAGCATGAACATGTAACTCTTTCCATAAAAGAAGCCTTTGTTTGCCAACGTTACTAGCATAGATGAAACTGCAATAAAACTTTGTTTTAGAATGCACAGTCTTAATAAGACACATAATCACTTGTCTAGACACCTGAATAACCATAACATTAACCACATTATGTTCCCATCCAATAATAATTCTGCAGCTATTACTGCTGGTTAATATTTGAATGCCAATTCTATGATTCAAACACATAATTGCATTCCTTAGTAATAGTACCAGGCTTTAAATGAGTTTCCAGGACTGTACATACACTAATATTCTATTCCCTAATAAACTTTTTTAATTCACTTTGCTTATCCACCGTACTCATACCCCTTATATTCCAGCTGGCTATTTTAAGATCCATGGAAAATTAGTATTTACTGCCCAGAATACCTGGATCCAGCCCCTGCAATTCATTGTCACACAAATTACCTTTAGCTTTATTAGTTGTATCATCTTCAGTTGAGAATACATCCTCATCATTTAatgagttatcatttttatcaatatctTCCCAGTCACTTGGATCCTTTTCATTCTCATTATCAGACAAAACAGCAAACTTATTCATACTTTTCCTTAATTCATTGCTATGATGCTCATTCAATTTCCATTGGTTTTGGTTTGATGCATTCAGGCTATTGACTTTTTTAGGAACATAAATTTGCTTGACTTGTTGCTTGCCACCATCACATTTGGTTTTTTTTTCCTATACTGAATATGCTTGAAGCCTTCATTATCTTGATCTTCTTTAACACTTTTTGCCTCTATTTCATCCTTTGTTCTTGGCCTAACCACACATTTATCATGATTATGCCCAAATACAGCACAATGAGAGCATAGGGCAGGCTTCCAATCATAGTCAACTTTGACTTTCTTAATTCCTTTTGTAATATTCATCTTATCTTTGTAATGTATATCTACATGATCAGTAGTATAACCTGCTTCCATTTCTACCATAACTCTTGCATATTCAACCCTGCTAATACCCTTTTGGCACATTGTGGCAGTTGACTTGTCCATCACAATTGACTTTCCCAATTTACTTGCAATGGCACTTATACCTTTGTTGTTCCAAGCTTCAAGAGGCACATTTGACAACTTGACCCAAACAGGAATCTTAGTAGGTTCAATCTTTTCAATATTCAAGTCTGGACTCCATTTAGCAACAAATAATGGTTTGCCATTAACAATCCATGGTCCTTGATCAATAACAACATTCATTCCTACAACATCCTTAAATGTGAAGTAACATATCTGTTTAGCATCCATTATGATATCTCTTATACCATACTTACTCCAGATTTTCCTTAAATTGAACCTTAACATTCCCACAGACATATTACCATATTACCTCCTATTACATAACCATATGCAGTGTTTTCCATCTATTACTACTCTCTTCCACATAAGCCTTATCAAAACAACTATTTCATCACCATCCTTAACAGTTAAAGGAATAAACGATAGTTTCTTATCTATATCATCATTAGCAACCTTAGCATACGAAATTGTAACTGGTTTGTCATTCATTTTATTGCAATTCACATCATTCTCAACTGTATCATAGGATTTAGAATCATTTACCTCTTTCAATGGATGGAACAGTAATCGGAGATAACGGTGGAAATTGATCATCATTATGCGCATAATTTGTCTTATCAGTATTATCACACTTTTCCTCCATGTAACTCTCTTCATCACCTTCAGATGCATGAACTGATGCCGCTTGATGATCATCATCACTTGTATTGTTATCAATCGTAGAAGATTTTAGGTTATGAACAGAATTTGAAAATTTATTCGTAACTTTGATTTTTCTACGCGATCTACGATTAGGAGACATTATTTGATGAAATACTAGTATAATAGAGCCGAAATAATTGAATTAGCAGCAGAAAATCATATCGATcgaaggaaattgaacgaaaaaagCTTGAAATTAGGGCAAAAATGGAAGGAGAATATCTCTCCATAATCGCCTAACCTCCAGGAGAGAGAAAgtcatttttttatattaattatatatagtaatttaaATAAACTACCTTTGAGTCTATAAAGTTAACACCAAACTCATAGTTTGTGGAGGGAATTCTAATTGTTTCAGGAGATTATGAAGGAACTTCAATGGGTCTCATAACAATACTGGTAAGTCAAACTCACAAACCATCAAAACAAATACATAGATTAATTCATACCAATTTAGAAATTGATGAAATTAAATCTTCAATTGATGAAATTAAATCTTCAATTGATGAAATTAAAAATTTCAATTCTTTTCCTGCAAGAGTTCATTCAAAAATTGCTATGAACATCAAATCTTCAATTGATGAAATTAATCATGAAAATCAGTTCCTCAAGCCTTCATAGTCAGTGATAAACACGCGAAACTAAATCATAGCATCCAAAACTCAGCAAGCAATCTACTCGAATTAAATTGTTGATCGAAGAACAATCAAATTTGACTTCTAGATCTAAAACAACTTTGGAGTTGTTAAATGAATCTGATGGTTAAAGAAGGTGTGTTTTAGCTTTAGGAACTCAGATCCTGATATCAGATTGTTGATATAACTTCAAAATCAAAAACACCTAAATctgttaataatgatgatgaacgacgaagatgatgatgatgatgaacgattTCAGAATCTGCTTCGTTCTAGTGTtgaagatgaatgatgatgaagtagAAATCTGATTTAAATCTGTGATGTATGATTTTTGATGGATTTATGCCCGTAAACTCAAATATGTTGGATTTATAAAAGTGAATTTGGGTGGATTTTTTAAGCGTATATGAATTATATTTTATAATGTTGAGTTAAAGAATTTACAGATATGAATTTATACTAAATAATGATGAATGGATGAAGATGGATGAAGGTAATAGGTTAAAGAAATTTGGGAAGTTACATGAAGGACCAATGAAATTAGGGTTTACAAATATGAAGGACTAATAATGTAAATGTTTGGAAATGTGACCTGTAAGGTTACGTGTTATAAcaagttaaatgcatacaatagtagatattttaaaagttgaatgcatacaatagaagattttgatcatgcatatttttaccatagggctTAACATTCCTGCTCAAAACGTtaatggggtttaaggatcttagaacgaggctctccggtccggctaccgtgaataaccctggccgacatgatgatgtcggcggggtggccaagtgattaagtccacctttaatgacgatcgtcgattaagaggccccaaataaggtcgtaggtgctaGTTAACAAAGAACTAACCTGTAAACCTTTAGCGGATGCTAGATGATGCTGTTACGTAAGGTGTGTAGTATGGGATGATTACGTAACGTTTTGATGATCCTTAGAATGacagttagggtttgtatatataggcaaacccgaattctagaaccatccgagatattggcaatcctttccataacaaactcccccgaatcacggatgtaattatggaaaagatatttacttgttagccaagtaatcgctgtaccgaggacaaaggcattagatacgaatccgcatactGTATAACGCATatgagcacacgcatacgcaccctAGCGGGTGCCCGCATAGATAcggggtgcgcatgcgggttgcagtATCATTATGTCcctccagtttgatgttatatggcgcaagaCATATGACATCAAACTATGaagcggaaaaaacaagaaaacggctagcattcaatgttccgcgtgcgtttcgaggtcatttaatgcctgtcaTTGTCGTAGAagaccattcggctgacaagaggTAAAGTGGaagttggcaggcgcgtgtcaaCCTCGCACTCATAGGTAACCATACCCAACTAACATCCACGCGCGCACTTAAAAGGCCACCCGTTGATCGCGTAACaagtgtacagccacgatcacaccattcCACCCCATGACTCCAGATCTTCACTATAAATAGCCCCAATTcacacacatttccatttttcctgcttcaagcttccccaatacgctgctatattcaattccgatcaaattctaaatactccggccaccgtctaaaggttagtaattctccaatcactctatagaaaatgactaaggcaaaCGAGACCTATGTAGATAGTGTTAGATCGATTATAGAGCAGAAACACATTGATCACTTAGCTAAACAATACCCGCCGTTAgcaaagtacaatccggtgccacccctgcCCAATCTACGAGCCATctacgaacatgcgttcaagcatggcaactttagggttcccccatccgacttcttcctaggcgtattagatcacttcagagtgggattagggcaactgcacccttatgccataggcaaaatagttctgtttgagatgtggtgcgtcgcactcgacagggtaccgttggttaaagttttctgtcatctataccgcttagccaatcaccacaaatcctggttcaccttctttgc
The window above is part of the Rutidosis leptorrhynchoides isolate AG116_Rl617_1_P2 chromosome 1, CSIRO_AGI_Rlap_v1, whole genome shotgun sequence genome. Proteins encoded here:
- the LOC139851879 gene encoding uncharacterized protein; its protein translation is MNKFAVLSDNENEKDPSDWEDIDKNDNSLNDEDVFSTEDDTTNKAKGNLCDNELQGLDPAVIAAELLLDGNIMWLMLWLFSFIYASNVGKQRLLLWKELHVHATITNNLPWVLMGDFNVTRALNEHSSGCSMLSNEMKDFNDCVNDIEVEDIGSSGFHYTWTKSLRNPQCNTLKKLDRILCNEDFINTYHDASGTFMPYLVSDHNPAILYLPKGSKKKKKSFMFMNHIARKDEFLPIVVKGWNVIVNGYKMYQVVTKMKLLKKDLKNLNWSNGNVFDKVNDLRVKLKKCQADIDSYPHDMSLRNEASSILKQYESAKVDELILLQQKAKLHWLTSSTFLGHNGNCRPIEDLGDIFTKKLTSLEAKNMVTPITDDEVKTALFDIDDNKASSPDGYSPVF